Proteins from a single region of Synergistales bacterium:
- a CDS encoding ankyrin repeat domain-containing protein: MLKRGLAVVLAAALVAGMLCTSGNAAVDDKIFCMICARGTPQEVRKAIDKGADIHARDDIDHGTALMWAASENNNPAVTQLLIDAGARVDATDNYGWTALMSAAYSSRNPEVLEVLLDAGADPDVQDVHGKGILDWIQYNDLLHDDPIIQKLRKLQKASP, encoded by the coding sequence ATGCTCAAAAGAGGTTTGGCCGTCGTGCTTGCCGCCGCTCTGGTGGCAGGCATGCTCTGTACAAGCGGGAACGCCGCGGTGGACGACAAGATCTTCTGCATGATCTGCGCCCGGGGAACCCCCCAGGAGGTGCGGAAGGCCATCGACAAGGGGGCCGATATCCACGCCCGGGACGACATCGACCACGGCACAGCGCTGATGTGGGCCGCTTCGGAGAACAACAACCCCGCCGTGACACAGCTGCTCATCGATGCCGGCGCCAGGGTGGACGCCACCGACAACTACGGCTGGACGGCACTGATGTCCGCCGCCTACAGCAGCAGAAACCCCGAGGTACTGGAGGTGCTGCTCGACGCCGGAGCCGACCCCGATGTGCAAGACGTCCACGGGAAGGGTATCCTGGACTGGATCCAGTACAACGACCTCCTCCACGACGATCCGATCATCCAGAAGCTCCGGAAACTCCAGAAGGCGTCCCCTTAG
- a CDS encoding MBL fold metallo-hydrolase codes for MLRVTTLVENTQGEHLALRNEHGISFYIEKEGYRILFDTGQSDAYLDNAFRMGVDPSLLDAVVISHGHYDHSGGFRHLLRYTDTFQLRLGQGFFTEKYAFRNGAYDFLGNDFDESLLKERKIAYSFVTGEVEQLMPGVYIITGFPRIHEDERVNPRFVLRTEEGFVEDPFDDELLLALESSKGWVVVLGCSHPGMRNMLDAVRNHLGGSIYAVLGGTHLVEAEGASLERSLHYLQDPEFGVIGVSHCTGKEAVSRLKEMLEEQGRFFHNVTGSSLFLD; via the coding sequence GTGTTGAGGGTCACCACTCTTGTGGAGAACACCCAGGGTGAGCATCTCGCCCTACGGAACGAACACGGCATTTCCTTTTACATCGAGAAAGAGGGATACAGGATTCTCTTTGATACCGGCCAGTCCGATGCCTACCTCGACAACGCCTTTCGGATGGGGGTGGATCCCTCGTTGCTCGATGCTGTGGTCATCAGCCACGGCCACTACGACCACTCCGGCGGTTTCCGCCACCTTCTCAGGTATACCGATACCTTCCAGTTACGCCTTGGTCAGGGTTTTTTTACCGAGAAATACGCCTTCCGGAACGGAGCCTACGATTTCCTCGGCAACGACTTCGACGAATCCCTTCTCAAAGAACGCAAGATCGCCTATTCCTTTGTCACCGGCGAGGTGGAACAGCTGATGCCCGGTGTCTATATCATCACCGGATTCCCCCGCATCCACGAAGACGAGCGGGTCAACCCCCGGTTTGTCCTCCGGACGGAGGAGGGGTTTGTCGAGGATCCCTTCGACGACGAGCTGCTCCTGGCCCTGGAATCCTCGAAAGGCTGGGTTGTGGTGCTCGGGTGTTCCCATCCGGGTATGCGCAACATGCTGGACGCCGTGCGCAACCATCTGGGAGGCAGTATCTACGCCGTACTGGGCGGAACCCACCTGGTGGAGGCGGAGGGCGCATCCCTGGAGCGTTCGTTACACTACCTGCAGGACCCCGAATTCGGCGTGATCGGGGTCTCTCACTGTACAGGAAAGGAGGCGGTATCCCGGTTAAAGGAGATGCTGGAAGAGCAAGGCCGTTTTTTCCACAATGTCACCGGGAGCTCCCTGTTTCTTGACTAA
- a CDS encoding cation diffusion facilitator family transporter — protein sequence METQPSSNLGQPRQSPEERAARAGTVLWIGLLGNVSLSVLKFIVGTMGHSAAVVADAVNSLSDAVTDLVMALGFRVVAKPADNNHPYGHGKVETLLALLSGMVLLGAGGGILYDAARRLLQALDGIYPSVPGGIALWGAGISVVVKEGLFRYTHRLGRALDSRALLAKAWDNRTDVLSSAGTFIGVGAAVVLGHRWVLLDPAAALIISILIIKEALPIIRDSLRELTDASLDETTEQAICSCISDVPGVQGCHRLRTRRVGPTIAMDVHIHVARDLSIVAAHDIATEVERVLQRQFGDTILTSIHAEPTPPASPLRD from the coding sequence ATGGAAACGCAACCCAGCAGTAACCTGGGACAGCCGCGACAGAGCCCGGAAGAACGGGCCGCACGGGCGGGTACGGTGCTCTGGATCGGGCTGCTCGGCAATGTGTCGCTCAGCGTCCTCAAATTCATCGTCGGGACCATGGGCCACAGTGCGGCCGTGGTGGCCGACGCGGTCAATTCGCTCTCCGACGCCGTCACGGATCTGGTGATGGCGCTGGGTTTCCGGGTGGTCGCCAAACCGGCAGACAACAATCACCCCTACGGACACGGCAAGGTGGAGACACTGCTGGCTCTCCTGAGCGGCATGGTGCTGCTTGGCGCCGGCGGGGGGATCCTCTACGACGCCGCCAGACGACTGCTCCAGGCCCTCGACGGCATCTACCCCTCTGTCCCCGGCGGCATCGCCCTCTGGGGCGCCGGGATCTCGGTGGTTGTCAAGGAGGGGCTTTTCCGCTACACACACCGGCTGGGGAGGGCCCTGGACAGCAGAGCACTGCTCGCCAAAGCCTGGGACAACCGCACCGACGTTCTCTCTTCGGCGGGCACCTTCATCGGTGTGGGAGCAGCCGTTGTCCTTGGCCACAGATGGGTGCTCCTGGACCCGGCAGCCGCCTTGATCATCAGCATCCTGATCATCAAGGAGGCCCTGCCCATCATCCGGGACAGCCTCCGGGAGCTGACCGACGCATCGCTCGACGAAACGACGGAACAGGCCATCTGCAGCTGCATCTCCGACGTACCGGGCGTCCAGGGCTGCCACCGCCTGCGGACACGCAGAGTGGGCCCCACCATCGCCATGGATGTCCACATCCATGTAGCCCGGGATCTCTCCATCGTCGCGGCCCACGACATCGCCACCGAGGTGGAACGCGTCCTCCAGCGGCAATTCGGCGACACCATCCTCACCTCGATCCACGCCGAACCGACACCCCCGGCCTCCCCTCTCCGGGATTGA